GACACGCTGGTGGACGACCTGAACGCCCTCTACGCCCTGATCGTTCACTTCGCCAGGCGCCTGGAGCATGACACATGGCGCGACGACCCGACGGAGGAGGAGCTGATCCTCCACCTGTTCAGGATGAAGTCGGGCACCCGCTACCTCTCGGGCGACGGGGATCTCGGCCACACTCCACCCACGAGCATGGTCACCCAGTGCAGGGTCGGCGGTAAGACCTTCCGTCACAAGGGGCTGCCGATTCTCGTCATCAAGCTCGAGCACCTGCCGCCCGCGATCGTGATGACCATCCTGGAGATCCGCAACAGGCGAGGCGTCTCCGGCGTGGTCTACGAGGGGAAGGACAGGGACACGGAGCCGAAGACGGCAGGAGGCCTCCGGTCGTGGCACCAGAACGAGCTCGGGCTGCTGCCGCCGCCGCCGAAGGGCGACCCCACGGGGTGGGCCAGGCCGCGAGGTCGTAGCTATCACGACTTCTGGACGGCGGACTCCGTCGAAGGCCTCGCGGGCAGGCAGAAGGACAAGAACCTGAAGATAGGAGAGACCGGGCTGTACGAGCTGACGGTCGTCGGCACGAGGTCGGCCGACATCAGGCTGCTGTACGACTACGCCCGTGACCGCTTCTTCCTCACCTTCCACTACAAGATCATCCTCGCCCCCGACAACACGACGACCAGGCCGAAGACCAAGCAGCTCAGCGTGGCGGCCGAGGAGCTCAAGCTGCCGACGGAGGGCGAGAAGTGGACCAGCGGCCTCTTCCTCGTCGACCTTCCCCTCGATTCACCCTGCGTCTCTGCGCTGGCCTCCAACGAGGAGGAGAAGGAGAAAGAGGACGAGAAGCCGTCCGCCAAGCCGTTCCCTCGCATGCTCGTCGGACCCAAGCTCGCGAAGGGCAGCGTCTCGCTCCAGGTGCCGAAGGCCCTCTGGGACCAGGCGATCAAGGCGTTCAACCAATTCCAGGAGGTTCAGGATCCCCCGAGGCCGCGACTGCGCCCCGGCAACGAGGAGAGCGAGATGATCGTCTACAACTACGTGACGAAGACGTTCTTCGACTTCCACCTCACCTGCATCTGCGACAAGAAGCGTCAGAACATCAAGAGGATCCATCTCGCCGTCCGCCTCACCGGCTGTCACACCTCAGTGATCTACTGGTGGTACGCCCTGTCGTGGACGGAGACCCCGCCCGAGGTGAAGAAGATCATGGAGCTGTGGGAGCAGAAGAAGCAGCCTGCGAAAGGGCGGCAAATCGACCTCGGCAAGGTCGCCTGGCACCTCGAGGGGGAGCCGAACGGACATGGCGTCGCCGAGCTGACCAGCTTCTGGGAGAGGATCGAGCCCTACGAGCCCCTGCTCGACGGCACGGCCCTCCTCGACAGGCTCCTCGAGGAGCTGCTGTCCAAGGCGAGGCACGTCGAGGTCGTGACTTCGCAGTCGGAAGAGGACAAGGGCAAGGTCTTCTTCCGACTGCACCAGTGAGTCCCCCGGCCCGTGCGGGGCCGGGGGACGGTCAGGCGGCCCTGGTGTCGAGGAGTTCGCCCAGCAGGTCGCTCAAGCTCACCATGCCGATGATCGACAGATCGCCCCCCGTGACCAGGCCCAGGTGCGCGCGAGCGTCCTGGAGGGCGGCCACGGCCTCGGGCACCTGGGTGACGCAGGCGAGCCTGGGCAGCGGTCTGGCCAGCTCGCCCGCGGAGACCTCGGGACGCAGCAGCGCGTCGCGCGCGTGCAGCACGCCCCTGATGTCCACTGGAGTGCCGACCAGCAACCGGAGGTGACCGCTCTGGCCCGCCGCCCGTTTGATCTGGTCGGCGCCTGCGTCGGCGGGCACCATCACGACCTGGTCGATGGGGACCATGAGGCGTTCGATGCCCTCGGCCTCCAGGCGCAGGGCCCGGGTGAGCAGGTCGTGCTCCTCGCGGTCGAGCAGGCCCATCCGGCCCGACTCCCCGACCAGCATGGCGAGCTGGCGCGGCGTCCTGGTGGTGGCCAGCTCGTCACGGGCGTGCACGCCGAACAGGCGCAGGATCAGGTTGGTGAAGCCGTTCAGCAGCCACAGCAGCGGGCGCGCCAGCGACGTGAAGGCCCTGAAGGGGACGGCCAGCAGCATCGCGGCCTTCTCGGGACGGGTCAGCGCCCACGACTTGGGCGCCATCTCGCCGATGACCATGTGGAGGAAGGTCACCAGGGCGAGCGCGATCGTCAGCGCGATCGGCACCCGCAGTCCCTCGGGCAGGCCGACGAGGGCGAAGACCGGCTCCAGGTAGTGCTCGATCGCGGGCTCGGTCACCATGCCGAGGCCGAGCGTGCACAGCGTGATGCCGAGCTGCGCGCCCGCCAGCATGAGGGACAGCTGCTTGCCGCCCTCCACCGCGGACTTGGCGACGAACCTGGTCAGCTTGGTGCCGCCCGAGGCCATCTCCTCCAGGCGGTGCCTGCGCGAGGAGACGAAGGCGAACTCGGCGGCCACGAACAGCGCGTTGAAGGCCAGCAGCGCGAGGCTGAGCGCGATCAGGGTGAGCGGGTTCACTTGGCCACCTCGACGGGCTGCTGGGCGGGCGCCAGCCGTACCCACTCGGGAACGCGGCGCTGCAGGGACAGCACCGTGAGGACGGCCTGCGCCTCCTGCTCGTCCGCGGTGAACGGGTCGGACTCGGGGGTGAGCTCCACGGTGACGGCGTCGCCTGGCTCGGCCATCCGGCCGAGCCTGGCCAGGACCAGGCCGGCCACGGTGTCGTAGTCGTCGCTCTCCGGGAGCGCGACTCCGGTGGCCCGCTCGACCTCGTCCAGCCTGAGCGTGCCGGGCACGTCCCAGACGCCGTCTGGACGCTCCAGCACACCGACGGGCTCGGGGTCGTTCTCGTCGACGAGCTCGCCGACCAGCTCCTCGGCCAGGTCCTCGACGGTGACGACGCCGGCCAGCCCGCCGTACTCGTCGATGACACAGACGAGGTCGGCCTTGGCGGCGCGCATCTGCGCCAGCACGAGAGGCAGCGGCAGCGAGTCGGGGATCAGCACGGCGGGGCGGGTGACGTCGCCGATGAGGCCGTCCTCCACGCCCGCGGCCAGCAGCTCGCGCACGCCGGTCACGCCCACGACGTCACCCTCGGGGCCGAGGACCGGGTAGCGGGAGTGACCGCACTCGCGCATCGTCGCGATGAGGTCGGAGATCGGCCGGTCGGCGCGCAGGACGACCACGCGCGGCCTCGGGACCATCGCCTCCTCGGCGATGCGGTCGCCGAACTCGAGCGCCCGCTCCAGCAGCTCCGACAGCCGGGGCGGCAGCTCGCCCGCCCTGGTGGACTCGGCGATGATCCTGGACAGTTCCTCAGGGGTGGCGCCGTGCTCCACTTCCTCCACGGGCTCGACGCCGACACGGCGGAGCAGACCGGTGGCGGCCGAGTCGAACAGCTTGATGACGGGGCCGGCGACGGCCAGGTACATCAGCGTCGAGCGGGCCAGGAACTTGGCCACGGGCTCGGGCTTGGCGATGCCGAGGTTCTTGGGGGCCAGCTCGCCGAGCACCATCTGGATGACGGTGGCCACGAGGACGCCGATCGCCACGGAGAAGGCCGCGGGCAGGTCCCCCAGCAGGGGCCGCACCAGCGTCGCGATGGCGGGTTCGGCGAGGAAACCGACGAGCAGGGCGGTGACGGTGATGCCGAGCTGCGCGCCGGAGAGCATGAACGACAGGCGTGAGGTGACCTGGAGTGCTCGTTCGGCCGCCGCGTCACCGGCGTTGGCCTGCTCCCGCAGGCTTCCTCGGTCGGCGGCGACGAAGGCGAACTCCTGGGCGACGAAGTAACCGGTCGCCGCAGTGAGAAGAAACAGGGCAAGAATGCCGAGATAGGCGCTCATTTCGAGCTCGCAGGGGGTCCCGTGCGCAGGCACGGGTTAGTACTCCATGGGTCCGGAGCGGACACGATCTTCCCTTCGGTAGAGGTCGTCCATAAACGGTAACGACCGGGGTGGCGTCAGATGTTTCCGTAGTGACTCACGGTCTGATCTGTGTACTTTTTCATGGGAATTCCTTGGTGAGACGTCTGCACTGGTGGGAGCCACGAAGTACGGTCGAACCAACCGAGGGGGAGAAGACGACGTGTCCGAGGACGACCGCACGCGGGCCATGCGCTCACCGGGCGACGGCCGCCCGCTGCCGCGAAACAGGGACGACGGCGGGCCGCGCTCGGGCGGCGCGCCCGCGCACCCGGTCCCCGGCGGCGGGCCCACCAGGGCGCACGAGCAGCCGCCGGAGCCCGAAGCGCCCCGGTCCGCCGCTCGCGTGTACGGCAAGGCTCGCTCGGGCAGCAGCCCGGTACGCCCCCTGAAGAAGCCGCCGCGCGAGCCACGTGAGCCTCGCCTGCGCGGCCGCGTCAAGGGCGGGACGATCCTGAAGATCATCGCAGGGGCGGTCGCGGTCCTGCTGGTCCTGGCCGTGGTCGGCTTCTTCTGGGTGAACTCGCGGATCCAGACCATCGACGGCGTGCTCGACGAGTACAAGGGCCGCCCGGCAGACACCCCCGGCACCAACTGGCTGCTCGTCGGCTCCGACAGCCGCGAGGGCCTGACGGCCGCCCAGCGCAGGAAGCTGGCCACCGGCCGGGCGGTCGGCCGGCGCACCGACTCGATGATGCTGCTGCACATCCCCTCGGGCGGCGACCGGCCCACGCTCGTCAGCCTCCCCCGCGACTCCGCCGTCAACATTCCGGGCCAGGTGCGGCGGGACAAGCTCAACTCCGCGTTCGCGATCGGCGGTCCCCAATTGCTGACCCGCACGGTCGAGAACGTCACGGGCATCAGGATCGACAACTACATGGAGGTCGGCTTCGCCGGGTTCGTCGGCATCGTCGACGCGGTGGGCGGCGTCGAGATCTGCGTGAAGACCCCGATCAACGACCCCAAGGCCGGGCTCAAGCTGAAGAAGGGCTGCCAGGAGATGGACGGCGGCACCGCCCTCGGCTACGTGCGCACCCGCAAGGGCGGCGCGCTGCCCGACTTCGAGCGCACCAAGCGACAGCGGCAGTTCCTGAGCGCGGTGGTGAAGAAGGCGGCCAGCCCGGGGGTGCTGATCAACCCGTTCACCTCGATCCCGCTGGCCATGGGCGCCACGGACGCGGTGCGGGTCGACACCTCCACCGGCGCCTTCGACCTGCTCTCTCTCGGCCTGGCCATGGGCGGCGACCCGGTGACGACCGTGGTGCCGTTCGGCGGCAACGAGAACGTCGCGAGCGGGCAGGCGGTCAAGTGGGACACCCCGCGGGCGCTCCGGCTGTTCGACGCGCTCAAGGAGGACCGGCCGGTGCCCAAGGACGTGCTGGACAAGGGCTGAGCCACGACGCGCGGGCCGCCTCCCCTCCGAGAGCGCGGCCCGTGCAGGCGCTCAGCCGGAGGCGCTGGTCGCGGCGCCGATGGCGGCGCTGGTCGCGGCGATCATGATGACCGCGTTGATCTCGGCGATCGTCTTGGCCACGGCCTCGCCGGCCCACGCGCCCTCGGTGATCTCCTTGATCCGCTCCTTGCTCACCCCCGGGAAGGCCTTGCGGTCGAGCTTGGCGGCGTGCAGGACGGCGATGAGCACCGCCGTACGCTCGTCGGGGTCGGCGCCGCCGAGCACGGCCGCCACCCTGGCGCGGATCTCCGCCTCCACCCTGCCGTCGGCCTCGGGCCAGCGCGTGGTGGGGAAGATGCCGAGGACCTTGCCGCGCTCCTGCGTGAGGACGCCGGTGTCGGCGAGCCTGGTCAGCAGGCGGGTCCTGAGCTTGCCCTTGCCGAGCTTGGCGACCCACCAGGCGGGCTTGCGCTCCTTGCCGTCCTCGATGATGCGCGCCATGGCGGCGTCGAGCTCGGGATCGCCGCCCCTGCCGGCGTCCTTGACGACCACCCGCTTCTGCGAGAGCTCGATCCTGCCCTCGACCGCCAGTTCGGCGAGGACGGCGCCGCCGAGCGCGGCGTCCAGCTCGGTGGAGCCGATCAGCTGTTTGCCGTCCTGCTCGCTGTGCGCGAGGAGCAGGACTTCTTCGGCGATGGTGACGCTCATGTCCCGACAGTACGTCGTAAGAGGTCCGTAAGCGTTGGGCCGCGGAACGCGTGGTGACCTGGAGACATGAAACTGCTCCGTCATCCCGTGACCTGGATCGCCGTCGCGGCGGTCTTCGGGGTCGCGATGTACCTGTTCCAGCCGTGGCGGCTCTTCACCACCGTCGAGGTGAACGAGCCGCTCCCCGAGGTGGCCGTCGCCGCCTCGCCGAGCGCCACGCCCACGTCCGCTCCGCGCGCCGCCGTCCGGGCTCCCGCGCCCGAGGTGCTGCTGTCGGGCAGGTTCGTGACCCATGAGCACAGGACCTCGGGCGTGGCCAAGGTGCTCAGGCTTCCCGACGGCAGCCGCGTCCTGCGCATCGAGAACCTGGCCACCTCCGACGGTCCCGACCTGCGCGTGTGGCTGAGCGACCAGCCCGTCACCGACTCCTGGCACAACTTCGACGACGGCGAGTATCTGGAGCTCGGCGACCTCAAGGGCAACAAGGGCAACGCCAACTACCCGATCCCGGCCGCCGCCGAGCTCGACCGGCTCACCAGCGTGTCGATCTGGTGCAAGCGCTTCAGCGTCTCCTTCGGCGCCGCGGCTCTCACCCGTTAACGTGCTCGGTATGTCGATTTCAACGGAACTGCACGCCATCGGCCGTCCGCTGCTCGAGGCACAGCTCGCGCACCCGACCGTGGCGGGCATCGGGAGGGGAGACCTCGAGGAGAAGGTCTTCAGGTCGTGGCTGGAGCAGGACTGGCTGTTCCTGCACGACTACGTGCGGGTGTTCGCCCGGCTGGCCTGGCAGGCTCCCGCCGCGCACCTGGGAGACCTCGTCGACCTGGCGCACACGACCTTCCACGACGAGCTGTCGCTGCACAGGTCCCTGTCCGCCGAGTTCGGCGCCGACCTCGACGGCGCGGTGAAGGGCCCGGCCTGCGCGGCGTACACCGCCTTCCTGCTCGAGTCGGCGGCGAACTACGCCGAGGGCCTGGCCGCGCTCTATCCGTGCATGTGGGGATATTCCACGCTCGGCCAGATCCTCGCCGAGAACAAGCCCGCCGAGCCGCGTTACCGCGCCTGGGTCGACACCTACGCCGACCCCGGTTTCGCCGCGCTGACCAGGCGCATCGCGGAGATGATCGATGAGGCGGCGCCCGACCGGCCGAGGGCGAAGGAGCTGTTCACCGAGGGCATGCGGCACGAGCTGGCCTTCTGGGACGTGCCGTAGCGCGGACGCTGCCGTCCACAGCCTGTGGACCATACTCTGGACGCATGCCGGAACTTCCCGAAGTGGAGTCGCTCGCCGAGTTCCTGCGTGAGCGGGCGGTGGGCCGCACCATGCTGGCCGTCGACGTCGTCGCCTTCCAGGCGCTCAAGACCTTCGACCCGCCCGTCACCGCGCTCGGCGGCCTGACGGTCACGGGCGTGACGAGACATGGCAAGTTTCTCGACCTCGACTGCGACGGCCTCCACCTGGTCTTCCACCTCTCGCGGGCGGGGTGGCTGCGCTGGCGCGACGACCTGTCGGGCGCGAAACCCGTCCGTCCCGGCAAGGGTCCGCTGGCGGTGAGGGTACGGCTGGCGCCCGACGACGACGGCGTGGCCCCCGGGTTCGAGCTGACCGAGGCGGGCACGCAGAAACGCCTGGCCGTCTACGTCGTCAAGGACCCCATGGCGGTCCCTGGCATCGCCTCGCTCGGCCCCGACCCGCTCGCGCCGGAGTTCACGCCGAGCTCGCTCAAGCAGATCGTGGGCGGCAGCCGTACCCAGATCAAGGGGTTGCTCCGCGACCAGAAGGTCATCGCGGGCATCGGCAACGCCTACTCCGACGAGGTGCTGCACGCGGCCAGGATGTCACCCTTCAAGATCGCCGCCACGCTGACCGACGCGCAGATCGCCGACCTGCACGAGGCGATCGTCACCACGCTCCGCGACGCGGTCGAACGGGCCCACGGGCTGGCCGCCAAGGACCTGAAGGCGGAGAAGAAGTCGGGGCTTCGCGTGCACAACAGGGCGGGGCAGACGTGCGACGTGTGCGGTGACACGATCCGCGAGGTGTCGTTCGCCGACTCGTCGCTGCAGTACTGCCCCACCTGCCAGACCGAGGGCAAGATCCTCGCCGACCGGCGGATGTCCAAGCTGCTGAAGTAGCCGCTTCAGGCCACGAACGGGGGCTGGCCGGTCTCGCTCACCATCGGCTTGCGGGCCAGCTCCCACGACTGCATGCCACCGCCGACGTTGACGGCGTCGCGGCCGATGTGGTTCAGCCAGGCGGCGGCGTGCGCCGAACGGCCGCCCACCCTGCACACGACGTAGACCGGCTGGTCGGCGGGCACCTCCTCGACCCTGGCCTGCAGCTCGCCCAGCGGGATGTGCACCGCCTCGGGGGCGT
This window of the Nonomuraea africana genome carries:
- a CDS encoding Fpg/Nei family DNA glycosylase, whose product is MPELPEVESLAEFLRERAVGRTMLAVDVVAFQALKTFDPPVTALGGLTVTGVTRHGKFLDLDCDGLHLVFHLSRAGWLRWRDDLSGAKPVRPGKGPLAVRVRLAPDDDGVAPGFELTEAGTQKRLAVYVVKDPMAVPGIASLGPDPLAPEFTPSSLKQIVGGSRTQIKGLLRDQKVIAGIGNAYSDEVLHAARMSPFKIAATLTDAQIADLHEAIVTTLRDAVERAHGLAAKDLKAEKKSGLRVHNRAGQTCDVCGDTIREVSFADSSLQYCPTCQTEGKILADRRMSKLLK
- a CDS encoding DM13 domain-containing protein, yielding MKLLRHPVTWIAVAAVFGVAMYLFQPWRLFTTVEVNEPLPEVAVAASPSATPTSAPRAAVRAPAPEVLLSGRFVTHEHRTSGVAKVLRLPDGSRVLRIENLATSDGPDLRVWLSDQPVTDSWHNFDDGEYLELGDLKGNKGNANYPIPAAAELDRLTSVSIWCKRFSVSFGAAALTR
- a CDS encoding LCP family protein — protein: MSEDDRTRAMRSPGDGRPLPRNRDDGGPRSGGAPAHPVPGGGPTRAHEQPPEPEAPRSAARVYGKARSGSSPVRPLKKPPREPREPRLRGRVKGGTILKIIAGAVAVLLVLAVVGFFWVNSRIQTIDGVLDEYKGRPADTPGTNWLLVGSDSREGLTAAQRRKLATGRAVGRRTDSMMLLHIPSGGDRPTLVSLPRDSAVNIPGQVRRDKLNSAFAIGGPQLLTRTVENVTGIRIDNYMEVGFAGFVGIVDAVGGVEICVKTPINDPKAGLKLKKGCQEMDGGTALGYVRTRKGGALPDFERTKRQRQFLSAVVKKAASPGVLINPFTSIPLAMGATDAVRVDTSTGAFDLLSLGLAMGGDPVTTVVPFGGNENVASGQAVKWDTPRALRLFDALKEDRPVPKDVLDKG
- a CDS encoding TenA family protein, with product MSISTELHAIGRPLLEAQLAHPTVAGIGRGDLEEKVFRSWLEQDWLFLHDYVRVFARLAWQAPAAHLGDLVDLAHTTFHDELSLHRSLSAEFGADLDGAVKGPACAAYTAFLLESAANYAEGLAALYPCMWGYSTLGQILAENKPAEPRYRAWVDTYADPGFAALTRRIAEMIDEAAPDRPRAKELFTEGMRHELAFWDVP
- a CDS encoding GOLPH3/VPS74 family protein, producing MSVTIAEEVLLLAHSEQDGKQLIGSTELDAALGGAVLAELAVEGRIELSQKRVVVKDAGRGGDPELDAAMARIIEDGKERKPAWWVAKLGKGKLRTRLLTRLADTGVLTQERGKVLGIFPTTRWPEADGRVEAEIRARVAAVLGGADPDERTAVLIAVLHAAKLDRKAFPGVSKERIKEITEGAWAGEAVAKTIAEINAVIMIAATSAAIGAATSASG
- a CDS encoding hemolysin family protein, producing the protein MSAYLGILALFLLTAATGYFVAQEFAFVAADRGSLREQANAGDAAAERALQVTSRLSFMLSGAQLGITVTALLVGFLAEPAIATLVRPLLGDLPAAFSVAIGVLVATVIQMVLGELAPKNLGIAKPEPVAKFLARSTLMYLAVAGPVIKLFDSAATGLLRRVGVEPVEEVEHGATPEELSRIIAESTRAGELPPRLSELLERALEFGDRIAEEAMVPRPRVVVLRADRPISDLIATMRECGHSRYPVLGPEGDVVGVTGVRELLAAGVEDGLIGDVTRPAVLIPDSLPLPLVLAQMRAAKADLVCVIDEYGGLAGVVTVEDLAEELVGELVDENDPEPVGVLERPDGVWDVPGTLRLDEVERATGVALPESDDYDTVAGLVLARLGRMAEPGDAVTVELTPESDPFTADEQEAQAVLTVLSLQRRVPEWVRLAPAQQPVEVAK
- a CDS encoding hemolysin family protein gives rise to the protein MNPLTLIALSLALLAFNALFVAAEFAFVSSRRHRLEEMASGGTKLTRFVAKSAVEGGKQLSLMLAGAQLGITLCTLGLGMVTEPAIEHYLEPVFALVGLPEGLRVPIALTIALALVTFLHMVIGEMAPKSWALTRPEKAAMLLAVPFRAFTSLARPLLWLLNGFTNLILRLFGVHARDELATTRTPRQLAMLVGESGRMGLLDREEHDLLTRALRLEAEGIERLMVPIDQVVMVPADAGADQIKRAAGQSGHLRLLVGTPVDIRGVLHARDALLRPEVSAGELARPLPRLACVTQVPEAVAALQDARAHLGLVTGGDLSIIGMVSLSDLLGELLDTRAA
- a CDS encoding rhodanese-like domain-containing protein, giving the protein MTVPEIAVTDVPADAYLLDVREQSEWVAGHAPEAVHIPLGELQARVEEVPADQPVYVVCRVGGRSAHAAAWLNHIGRDAVNVGGGMQSWELARKPMVSETGQPPFVA